CAAGTACTGGTTCTCGATTACCGACGAAGAGCAGGAAACGCGCTTCCAGAGCCGGATCGAGGATCCGCTCAAGCAATGGAAGCTCAGCCCGATGGACCTCGAGAGCCGCCGCCGCTGGGAAGCCTATACGATCGCCAAGGAGGAGATGCTGGCTCGCACGCATATCCCCGAGGCGCCTTGGTGGGTGGTGCAGGCGGTCGACAAGAAGCGCGCGCGGCTGAACTGCATCGACCATCTGCTGAGCCTCGTGCCCTACCACGAGGTCGAGCGCGAGCCGGTGCAACTGCCCGAGCGGGTCCACCACGCCGACTATCTGCGCCGCCCGGTCCCGCAAGAGATGATCGTTCCCGAGCGCTATTGAGCCGCCGGGCCGGGACGGGGATTGACAAAGCACGCCGCATCGCGGATGCTCTCGCACATGAACCGTCACGCCTTCCCGATCGCGCACATTATTCACACCATTCATCGAATGGTGGGTTAGCGCGCGCAGGAAGCCGACACGAAACCCGCCCCCGAGGCGGGTTTTTCGTATCCGTCTCCGGGCATGAATCCCAGCCAGGAGCCTCCGATGTCATCGCCGTCCCCCCGTCGTCCGGAATCCGTCACACCGCCGCGCGCGCGTTCGTCCGAGGCGTTGGCCATGCCGCCGGCGGTGAAGCCGCCCGCGCAGCCGGCCGATTGCGCCGCCGCCGGCATCGATGCCTACCTGAAGAAGATCCTCACCGCGCGCGTCTACGACGTGGCGGTCGAAACCGCGCTCGAGGCGGCCCGCAACCTGTCCGCGCGCGTGCACAACCGCGTGCTGCTCAAGCGCGAGGACAACCAGCCGGTGTTCTCGTTCAAGCTGCGCGGCGCCTACAACCGCATGGCCCAGCTGGGCGCCGACGCGCTCGCGCGCGGCGTGATCACCGCCTCGGCCGGCAACCACGCCCAGGGCGTCGCGTTCTCGGCCGCGCGCCTGGGCGTGAAGGCGGTGATCATGGTGCCGGTCACCACCCCGCAGGTCAAGGTCGACGCGGTGCGCGCGCACGGCGGGCCGACCGTCGAGGTGATCCAGGCCGGCGAATCGTTCAGCGACGCCTATGCCCACGCGCTCGAGCTGCAGCGCCAGCGCGAGCTGACCTTCGTGCACCCGTTCGACGATCCCGAGGTGATCGCCGGCCAGGGCACCGTGGCGATGGAAGTGCTGCGCCAGCACCAGGGGCCGATCCACGCGATCTTCGTGCCGATCGGCGGCGGCGGGCTCGCGGCCGGCGTGGCCGCCTACGTGAAGGCGGTGCGCCCGGAGATCCGCGTGATCGGGGTGCAGACCGAGGACTCCTGCGCGATGGCGAAGTCGATCCGCGCCGGCGAGCGCGTGATGCTCGCCGAGGTGGGCCTGTTCTCGGACGGCACGGCCGTGAAGCAGGTCGGCGAGGAAACGTTCCGGCTCTGCCGCGCGCTGCTCGACGAGGTGATCACGGTGGACACCGACGCGCTGTGCGCGGCGATCAAGGACGTGTTCCAGGACACGCGCAGCGTGCTGGAGCCGGCCGGCGCGCTGGCCGTGGCGGGCGCCAAGCGCTACGCGGCGCGCACCGGCATCGAGGGCGAGACGCTGGTGGCGATCACCTCGGGCGCCAACATGAACTTCGACCGGATGCGCTTCGTGGCCGAGCGCGCCGAGGTGGGCGAGGCGCGCGAGGCGGTGTTCGCGGTGACGATCCCCGAGGAGCGCGGCAGCTTCCGGCGCTTCTGCGAGCTGGTGGGCGAGCGCAGCGTGACGGAGTTCAACTACCGGATCGCCGACGAGCGCGCCGCGCACATTTTCGTGGGCGTGCAGATCCGGCGCCGCGAGGAATCGGCCGAGATCGCGGCGAACTTCGGCGCGCACGGCTTCGAGGCGGCCGACCTGACCGGCGACGAGCTGTCGAAGGACCACATTCGCTACATGGTGGGCGGGCGCTCGCCGCTCTCGCGCGACGAGCGGCTGTTCCGCTTCGAGTTTCCGGAGCGCCCGGGCGCGCTGATGAAGTTTCTCTCGGCGATGGCGCCGAACTGGAACATCAGCCTGTTCCACTACCGCAACCAGGGCGCGGACTACAGCTCGATCCTGGTCGGGCTGCAGGTGCCCGGCGCCGATCACGCCACGTTCGACCGGTTCCTGGCCGCGCTCGGCTATCCCTATCACGAAGAGACCGCGAACCCGGCCTACCGGCTGTTCCTGGCCTAGCGCCCGACGCCGGGCCGGGGCGCGGTGCGCCCGCCGGCGACGGCGCGGGCGCGCCCGCCGCGTTCACTCGAAGGCCGGGAAGCCCGCGCGCCCCTGCGTGGCGTCGCGCAGCGTCTCGCGCGCGGCGGCCACCTCGGTCACCGGCAGCCGCACGACCAGCCGCACGGTCATGCCGTAGGCACTGTCCAACAGTTCGGCGCCGCTCTGTTCGATCCAGCGCCGCACGCGTGCCTCGTCGGGATAGCCGATCTCGATCGCGAGCCGCGCGAGCGCGATGCGCTCGACGCGCTGCGCGCCGAGCAGCGCGCCCGCGATCGCATCGGTGTAGGCGCGCACCAGGCCGCCCGCGCCGAGCTTCACGCCGCCGTAATAGCGAATCACGGCGGCCAGCACGCCATCCAGGTCGTGATGGCGCAGCACTTCGAGGATCGGCCGGCCGGCCGTGCCGGACGGCTCGCCGTCGTCGGACATGCCCGACTGGCCGCCCGCGAGCAGCGCCCAGCAGACGTGCGTGGCGGCGGGATGCGCGTCGCGCAGGCGTTGCAGCTCGGCCATCGCGGCATCGCGATCGGCCACCGGAATCGCCTGGGCGATGAACCGGCTCTTGCGGATCTCGATCTCCTGCGTACAGGTTTGCGCGAGGGTGTAGGTCATGGTCGGGCGGCGGCGCGGCGTCTCGGGTTCGGCGGCGGGTTCGCGGGGCCCGCGCCCGACGGCGTCGTGCAGCGGAGCACGAGGCGGGGCGGGCGTGAGCCTCGCGAGAGAAAACCCGACATTCTACGGCCATGCCCGCTCGCGCGGCCCGGCGGCGGCGCCGCGCGCGGCGTGCGGGGCCGCCGGCGGCTCAGGCCGTGCCGCCGCCGGCGGCCGGATAACGGTCCGCCCAGGCCGGCGGCGCGTGCCGGTACATCAGGTGCAGGCTCTCGCTCAGCGAGCGCACCCGCAGCCCGTGGCGCCCGGCCAGCATCGCGAGCGCGCGCGCCGAGAACAGCGAGAGGTGGCCGTTGCGCGGCATGCAGTACCACCACCTGTCGATACCGGCTTCCAGCACCGCATCGGTGACGAGCACGGTGGTGAACAGGATCGTGCCGTCGGCGTCGAGCAGGCGCAGCAGGGTCTGGACGAGCGCGTGCGGATCGGGATCATGCTCGAACACCTCGAACGCCAGCACCACGCGGCTGGCGCCGGCGGGCGGCGCAGCCGCCATGCCCGCGGCGTCTTCGGCGAGGGCATACGGATCGAACGAAGTGATGCCGGTGAAGCCGCGCGCGCGCAGCTCGCGTTCGAGCAGGCCGAGGCCCGCGCCGAAGTCGAGCAGCCGCGCATGTGCCAGCTCGGGGAACTGCCGCGCGATCAGCTCGGCGTTCGCCAGCGCGCGTCGGCCGGCATAGTCGGGGTCCTGGCGCGCGTAGTCGGCGTTGTAGAGGTGGGCGGCGAAATCCTCGCGGCGCCAGTCGTCGAAACAGCGCGTGAACACGAAGCGGCAGCGGATGCAGCAGTGGTAGTAGACCGGCACTCCCGCGTACGGATCGAGCTTGCGGCCGGCGAGGCGGTCGGCGCCGCCGACCGAGAAATCGACCAGGCCGCAGAGCCGGCTTACGGCGCCGCAGCACTTGCAGGCGGTCTCGGGTTCGGCGACACGCAGGCGATGTAACGGCATGGGAAGGCTCGGAAATCGACGCGATGCCGCCATGATGCCAAGTTTCCGCCGGCCGCGCCTGCACGCGTGCGGGCCCGTCTGCGCCGGGCAGGCGGGCCCGGATGGACGGCGCGGCGAGCCGGCCGCCGTGCCGCCATCCGGCTCACATCGACCGATGTCGATGTAAACATCGACACGTTGATATGGGTCATGCTTTTTTGACTCACTACGATCGGCTGCAAGCCATTGACACGCGAGAAGGGAGCCTTTCGATGAGTTCGACGGAGCAGCAGGTGTTGGCCGCCGCCGATGCGTTGATCGACGCGTTCGGCCGCCACGACAGCACGGCCTACTTCGCCGCGTTCGCGCCGGAGGCGACCTTCGTGTTCCATCACGTCGACACGCTGTTGGAATCGCGCAATGCCTACCGGCGCCGCTGGCGCGAGTGGGAGCGCGACGAGGGCTTCGCCGTGCTCGCCTGCGAATCGCGCGAGCGCGCCGTGCAGCAGGTGGGCGGCGACGCGGCGATCTTCACGCACGCGGTGCGTACCACGCTTCGCACGCGGGCGGGTGAAGTGCGTCTCGACGAGCGCGAGACGATCGTGTTCGCGCGCCGCGGCGAGCGCTGGCTCGCGATCCACGAGCATCTCTCGCCGCTGCCGGCTGCCGCCGGCGGCGCCTGAGCCTTCCCCCAAAGCAGCCGGACCTGACGTTGGCCGCCACCCGGCGCGGCGCATGAATCAGGATAACTGAACAAGGAACCCACATGGAACATCCCGGCACGGCCGACCTGAGCGGCGCCGCGGCGCCCGCGCAGGCACGCTTCTCGACGATCGAGACCCGCTCGATCGACTATGTGCCCGACAGCGAGCGGCACGGCAGGGTCATCGACCAGGGGCCGTTCTGGTTCCTCGGCAATTTCCAGTTCTTCACCATCGCGATCGGCTTCGTCGGCCCGGGCATGGGGCTTTCGCTTGGCTACACGATCCTCTCGGGCGTGCTGGGCATCCTGTTCGGCACCCTGTTCATGGCGTTCCACGCCTCGCAGGGCGCCCATCTGGGGCTGCCGCAGATGATCCAGTCGCGCGCGCAGTTCGGCTATCGCGGCGTGGTGGTGGTGCTGCTCGCCACCGCGTTTACCTTCGTCGCGTTCAACGTGGTGGACGTGGTACTGATGGCGAGCGGCCTGCATGCGATCTTCGGCTGGTCGCCCACCGCGATCACGCTCGCCACGGCGCTGCTCGCGCTGCTGCTCGCCGTGTACGGCCACGACTGGCTGCACCGCGCGTTCAAGTGGATGCTCTACGCGAGCCTGCCGCTCTACGTGGTGCTGTCGGCCGCGATCCTCACCGGCGGCGTGGCGCCGAAGGTCGGCCACGCGGGCGGCTTCAGCCTCGTCGCGTTCGCCTCGCAGTTCGCGGCCAGCGCGAGCTACAACATCACCTACGCCCCCTACGTATCCGACTATTCGCGCTACCTGCCGCGCCACACGCGGCCGCGCGCGATCATCGGCGCGGTGTTCGCCGGTGCCGCCTCGTCGGCGATCTGGCTGATCGCGCTCGGCGCCTGGCTCGCCTCGCGGCTCGGCGCGTCGGACGGGCTGATCGCGCTGAACGCGGCCGGCAACATGCTCTTCCACGGCTTCGGCGCGCTGATCTCGATCGTCTCGATCGGCGCGATGGTCGCCACCATGGGCCTCAACAACTACAGCGCGATGCTGACGCTGATCACCGGCCTCGATTCGTTTCGCGCCGTCAGGCCCACGCGCGCGATCCGCGTCGTGACGCTGGTGCTGGTGAGCGCCGCCTGGGTCGCGATCTCGATGCTGTTGACCGGCAACGCGATCGATATCCTGTTCGCGGCGCTGACGATGATGCTCTATCTGCTCGCGCCGTGGACCGCCGTGAATCTGGTCGACTACTTCTTCGTGCGGCGCGGCCGCTATGCGATCACGCACCTGTTCTCGGCCGACGGCATCTACGGCGCCTGGGGCCTGCGCGGGCTTGCCTCCTATGCGATCGGCCTGCTCGCCTCGGTGCCGTTCTTCGTGCTGCCGGGCGTTTACACGGGCGCGCTCGCGGCGCGCCTGGGCGGCGTGGACGTGGCCTGGGCGGTCGGGCTCGCGGTGGCGACGCTCGCCTACCTGCTGCCCTGGCGCGGCGTGACGGCGCGCGATGAAGCTGCGGCGATCGGCGAGAGCGACGACGCGCTGGGGCTGCGCTAAAGCGTGGCAGGCCACGTCAAGGTCGCGCCGATACATCGCCAATGCGTCATCGATATGATTTCGTCCGCCATCGCCGTTGACCGGCCGCGGGCTGCTCACCACAATCGTTTCGCGCGATCCTCGCGCCCGCCTGGGCCGTGGCCGAGCACGGCGGGCTGCTTGACGCCGCGCCGTGCCGCGCGCCTCCGGCCCGGCGGAACCTCGCGGGGCCGGCGCAGTCGGTGAAGACGGGGCGAGATGGCGCTCCATGACGATAACGATGATCCAATTCATCGAAACAGGGAGAAACACCACATGAACAAGAAGGTGGCGGTGGCGATCGCGTGCCTGGTTGCGTCGTATGGCGCGCAGGCACAGAGCAGCGTGACGCTGTTCGGCGTGCTCGACGAGGGCATCAACTACACCGGCAACGCCGGCGGCCATGCCGCCTGGCAGCAGACCAGCGTCGATCTCGCGACCAGCCGCTGGGGCATCAAGGGCAACGAGGATCTCGGCGGCGGCCTGCATGCGATCTTCGATCTCGAAAGCGGCTTCCAGCTCGACAACGGCCGCATCTACTACGGAGACCGCCTGTTCGGCTACCAGTCCTATGCGGGGCTGCAGTCGGAGCGCTTCGGCACGCTCACGTTCGGGCGCCAGTTCGATACGGTGGCCGACGTGCTCGCGCCGCTGACGGCGAACGGCAGCTGGGCCGGCTACCTGTTCTCGCATCCGTTCGACAACGACAACACCGACGCCTCGTTCCACGTCGACAATGCCGTGAAGTTCACGAGCACGAGCGTAGCCGGGCTGACGGCCACCGCGCTCTACGGCTTCAGCAACCAGGCCGGCGGCTTCGCGCAGAACCGCGCGATCGGCGTCGGCCTCGGCTACACCTACCGGACCCTGACGCTGGGCGCCGTCTACGAGGATCTCGGCGCGCCCGGCACCACCGCCGGCGGCAGCGTCGCGACGGGCGACATGGTGTTCGCCGCCGCGAACCAGAAGATCTACGGCATCGGCGCGAACTACGGCATCGGGCCGGCCACGCTCGGGCTCGTCTACACGCACGTGATGGTGCAGCGGCCCACCGAGTCGGTCTACGTGGGCGCGCTCGGCGTGCCGGTCGCGACGCTGCGTTTCGACAATCTCGAAGCCAACGCGAAGGTGCAGGTGCGGCCGGACCTGTTCGTGGGCGCGATGTATACCTATTCGCGCGCGCATCTCGACACGGGCGGCGGCGCCTCGCTGCACTGGAACCAGCTCGGCTTGATGGCGCAGTACGCGCTGTCGAAGCGCACCGGCCTCTACTCGCAGGTCGCGTATCAGACGGTCGGCGGCGGCGGCACCGGCACGCCGCTCGAGAACGCCTACGTGCTCGGTTCGGCTGGCGCGTCCTCGAACGGGCACCAGGTCGTCGCGCGCGTCGGCATCACGCATTCGTTCTGAGCCATGCCCCGGGCCGGCACCTCAGAACCGGCAGGCGAGCAGCAGCTCGAAGCGCCGGTCGCTGCCGATCAGGTATTGCGTCTCGTTGTAGTAGGCGCTCTCCACGTAATGGCGGTTCAACACGTTGCGGGCGCGCGCCGTGATGGTGGTGTCCTTGCGCGGCGTCCAGGCGAGCGCCAGATCGACGGTGGTGTAGGACGCCATCGACAGCTGGTTCGCCGCGTCGGCATAGCGCCTGCCCACGTAGCGCAGCCCGCCGATGCCGGTCCACCGCGAGGCGAAGCGCCAGCTCACCCACAGGTTCGCGAGCCGCTGCGGCACCGAGGCCGGCACGTTGCCGTCGCGCGAGACGAGCCCGCTGCCGCTGGCCTCGGTGAAATCGTCGTACTTCGCGCGCAGCGCGGCGACGTTCGCGTCGATGCGCCAGTCGCGCGCGAGCTGCGCGCCGACGCTCGCCTCGATGCCGCGTGACGACTGCCGGCCGATCTGGATCGATTGGTTCGGGTGCTGCGGATCGGCGGCCACCAGGTTGTCCTTGACGATCCGGTAGGCGGCAAGCGTCCACTCGGCGCGGCCGCCGAGCAGCGACTGCTTGAGGCCGACCTCGATCTGGCGGCCGGTGGCGAGGCGGAAGTTGGCGCTCGACGCATTGAGCATCAGCAGCGAGCCGACCGGGTCGGCCGCCGCCGAATACTGGCCGTAGACGGTGACGGCCGGCGTGATGTCGTAGACGGTGCCAAGGCGCCAGCCGGTGTTCGCGTAGACGCGCCCGAAGCCGCCGCCGGCCACGAGGTCGTCGCGGTTCACGCTGGCGTGGTCGTAGCGCAGGCCGCCCACCACCGACCAGCGCTGCGTGAGCGCGAGGCGGTCCTCGGCGAACAGGGCGTACTGGTTGGCCTGCGAATCGTACTTCGGCCGCGTGCCGGCGATGTTGATGAAGCTGCCCGGGTCGAACGCATCGGGATCGACCAGCGAGCTGCCCGAGTACGGCGAGTTGTTGTCGTGGCGGAAGCTGGTGTGGTTGAACTCGAAGCCGGCCGAGAACGTGTTGCGGCGGCCCAGCACGAGGCTCTCGACGGTGGCCGTCGTGACCTCGCCGAACTGCTGCTGATCGTGCAGGATCTCGGTGTAGCCGCTGCGCGCGATCTGGCCGGTGGCCGGCACGAACGCGTAGTTCTCGGCGTCCTTCCAGTGGCGGTGGCTTTTCATCCGGTAGAGCGTGCTGGTCACGCGCAGCTGGTCGCTCGGCTGCCAGCTCGCGGCGAGCGTGGCCCAGCTGTCGCGAAACGAGATCAGGCTGTCGCCGACGTTGTAGTTCTTTTTCAGCAGCGCCGGATCGAGCACGCCGTTGTCGAGCGGCACGCCGAAATAGCGCATCGGATGCTGAAAGCCCTGCGCATACGAGGCGGTGATCGACAGGTCGGGGCGCACGTCGTAGCGCAGCGCGCCCGACACCGACAGGTTGCGCGAATGGCCCGCGTCGACCCAGTTCGCCGAGCGATTGCCGCTCGCATCGAAGCGGTAGGACAGCCTGTCGTCGATCGCGCCGCCGCTGCCGAACGCGGCGCGCGCCGTCCGCTCGGTGCCGATGCCGAGCTGCAGCTCGTTCTCGACCGGCCCGCGCGCGGGTTTCTTGGGCACCACGTTCACCACGCCGCCGATCGCGCCTTCGCCGTAGATCACCGAGGCGGGGCCGCGCAGCACGTCGATGTGATCGACGGCCCCGGTATCGAACGGATAGGTGACCCCGATCGCGCCGTAGGGGCGCACGCCGTCGAACAGCTGGGTGACCGACGAGGCGCCCACGAAGCCGCGCGCCGACAGTTCCGAATTGCCGTTGCCCGGATGCGGGGACGCGGCGATGCCGGTGGCGCGGCTGACGGCATCGACGATCGATGCGTCGCCGCGTTCGGTCAGCGCGGCGCGGCTGAGCTGCTCGACGCTGGCCGGGGTTTGGCGCGGCGTGAGGCCGAGGTGGCTGCCGGTGTCCTGCACGCGGTCCAGTGCGCCGGGGCGCGCGGCCTTGACCTGCAGCGCGGGCAGCGCGAGGTCGGGCGGCGCGGCGTCGGCCTGGGCCTGAGCGGGGTTGGACAGCGCGCCGAGCGCGGCGGTGAGGGCGGAAAGCGAGCGAGGCTTCATGGCAGCAGTGATGAGGCGAGTCGAGAGCGGAACGAGACAGCACGCAGGCCCGGCGCGGGGCTGCGTGGCATGGGACGGCGGGCGGCCCGACCCGGGCGCGCCCGGCCATCGCGTCGCCGTGAGCGGGCGAGGCGGGCAGGGTGGCGGTGGCGAGGGCGGAGCCGACCAGAGCCGCTGCGAAACGACGACGGACGACGGACGATGCGCGGCGGCGCGGCGCCGGATCAGGCGGCGTCCGGCGTCGGCAGGCGCGTCAGGCGAAGCGCGTCAGGGGCAGGCGTAGTCGGGAGGGGCACGCGCACCGGGGCGCGCATGATGCGGCGGACGGCGCGGGCGCGTCATGCGCGGCGCGGCGCGGCGCCCGACGATCGTGAGGCGCGTCCATCGCAGGCATGCGAGTACGGCGAACGGAATCGCGATGGCGAACGCGGCGCTGAACGGGCACAGCTCGCCGCCTTGCATCAGGCCGGCGTGAGGCGCGTCGAGGGCGCCGGCACGGCCGGGCGTGGCCGCGAGCGCCTGCTCGAGCGCAGCGGCGGCCTGCGCGGCGGCGCCCGTCGCCTCCAGCGGGCCGTGCCCGGTGCAGATCACGAGGCCCGGCCAGCCGCCGCCCGCGCTCGTGTCGAGCATCAGACCGGTCGGGAGGATCAGGCGGAACGCCAGCACGCAGAGCATCAGCGCCGACAGCAGCGGATGATTCGCGCGCCGCGCCAGCAGAGGGCGGAGTCGGCTCATGGCGGCGGTATTGTAGCCGCACGGCTGCGGTCGTCCGCTCCGCGACGGGATGTCGCACCACATCGAAAGCCGGGCTCGGCAGCGCTGTCCGAGGTGATGTGTGAAGCGGCGCAGGCCGGTGCCGCCAGGCAAGACGCGCGGCGCCCGCCATCGAGTTGCCGGGCCGGCCGCCCTGATGCCGGCGATTCGGCGATCGCGCTTCACGGCCGCCGCAGCAGGGGGTTACAATCGCGCCGCCATGAACGCACTTCGCCATTTCCTGTTGCGGAACGGCGTCGCGACACGACTGCTGTGGGGCCTGATACTGGCCGTGCTGCTGTCCCGCGCGCTGATTTCCGGAGCCGTGATGCTCGACCCGGATTCGCCGGGCGCGGGCGGCGTGGTGCTGTGCTCGGGGCACGGCCCGCTCGTGATCGACGCGCCGGGGCGCTCCGTCAGCTTCGACGACGCCTCGCCGATCACGCCGGCCAACGACGCGATGGCGCTCGCGAGCCTGCTTTCGCCGCGTGGGCACGACGCTTCGTCGGGCGGGTCGACGCCCTCCGGCTCGAGCGGTGCCGTATGTGCGTTCGGCGCGGCCTTGTTCGTCGCGCTGAGCCTGAGCCTGTTGCTCGTGGTGCTGTTCCCCGTCGCCGCAGCGCGGCGAGTCTGGCCGCGCTGCGCCGCGCGCGTGGCCGCCTGTTCACCGTCCGACGTTGGTCCGCCGTCGCGCGCCCCTCCCTGCTTGGCCTGATCGATCCGTCGCCGCCGCGCGCCTGACGCGGCCCGCGTCCGTCACCGCGTCAGACGCAACCGAACCATCAATCCTGTCGACCGCTCGCGTGCCGCGAGCGCCGCCGTCGCGCGCGCTGCCCGCGCATGCCGGCCGCGTGCCGCCGCGCGTCGCCGCCGATTGCAAGGAGCTGAGCCATGTCCACCACCCTCGAGCGCGCGAGCGCGGCCGTGCGTTCCCCGCAGGCCGGCTATCGCACGCTATGGCGCTGGCATTTCTATGCCGGCCTGTTCGTGATGCCGTTCCTGATCGTGCTCGCGATCACCGGCACGCTCTATTGTTTCCAGCCGCAGATCGAGCCGCTGCTCTATGCACACCGCCTGGTCGTGACGCCGCGCGCCACGCCCGCGCTCGATGCCGATACGCTGCTGGCGCGTGCGCGCGCCTCGCTGCCGGACGGCGCGCAGCCGGTGTCGGCCGAAATCCGCCGCGCGCCCGAGCGCAGCGCCGAGTTCGTGTTCCGCCTGCCCGGCGGGCGGCGCGAGAGCGTCTATGTCGATCCCTACGACGGCGCCGTGCTCGGCACGCTCGGCGTGGACGATCGCTTCATGCAGATCGTCCGGATGGTGCATCGCAAGCTGCTGCTCGGCAAGCCGGGCGAGCTGCTGATGGAACTGGTGGCGTGCTGGACGCTGGTGATGATCGGCACCGGCGTGGCGCTCTGGTGGCCGCGCGAGCCGGATCGCGCGCGGCGCCGCTGGTGGCCCGACCCGCGGCTGCGCGGCCGGGCGCTCTGGAAGAGCGTGCATGCCTGGCTCGGCATCTGGCTCGCGGCCGGCGCGCTCGGGTTCGTGCTGAGCGGGCTGCCGTGGACGGGCTCGTGGGGCCAGGGCTTCAAGGCGGTCGCCGCGCGTGTGAAGCTCGGCTCGCCGCCCGGCGCATGGGGGGCTGGGTCGCTGCGCTCGGCACGTCCCGGCGCGGCCAGCGCGGCATCGGACGCGCCCACAACGGACGCACCGCCGGGCGCGAGGCATCACTCCGCCGGCGCCGCCGCCGCGATGCTGGGCATGGTGATGGACGACCTGCCGGTGCGGCTCGCGCCCTGGGCGGTCGGCCAGGTGCCGGTGCCCGAATCGGCTGCGGCGGCGCCGGGCGCGCGGCCGCTCACGCTCGACCAGGCGATTGCCGCGATGGCCGCCCACGGCTTGACGAGCGGCTACACGCTGGTGCTGCCCGCGAATCCGGACGGCGTGTATACGGCCTCGTACTTTCCCGCCGATCCGAAGGCGGAGCGCACGCTGTCGCTCGACCAGTACAGCGGCGCGGTGCTGCGCGACATCCGCTATGCCGATTACGGCGCGATCGCGCAGGGTGTCTCGTATGGCACGTCGCTGCACATGGGCCGCTATTTCGGGCTCGCCAACCAGTTGATTTGCGCGGCGCTGTCGCTCGGCCTCGCGGCGATGGCGGTGAGCGGTTTCGTGATGT
The window above is part of the Burkholderia glumae LMG 2196 = ATCC 33617 genome. Proteins encoded here:
- a CDS encoding PepSY-associated TM helix domain-containing protein, with amino-acid sequence MSTTLERASAAVRSPQAGYRTLWRWHFYAGLFVMPFLIVLAITGTLYCFQPQIEPLLYAHRLVVTPRATPALDADTLLARARASLPDGAQPVSAEIRRAPERSAEFVFRLPGGRRESVYVDPYDGAVLGTLGVDDRFMQIVRMVHRKLLLGKPGELLMELVACWTLVMIGTGVALWWPREPDRARRRWWPDPRLRGRALWKSVHAWLGIWLAAGALGFVLSGLPWTGSWGQGFKAVAARVKLGSPPGAWGAGSLRSARPGAASAASDAPTTDAPPGARHHSAGAAAAMLGMVMDDLPVRLAPWAVGQVPVPESAAAAPGARPLTLDQAIAAMAAHGLTSGYTLVLPANPDGVYTASYFPADPKAERTLSLDQYSGAVLRDIRYADYGAIAQGVSYGTSLHMGRYFGLANQLICAALSLGLAAMAVSGFVMWWKRRPALKLGAPPRERRPPPMRAWIAGLVLLGSVFPLMGASLVAVWLADRLLFGRATRALA